From a region of the Tateyamaria omphalii genome:
- the secE gene encoding preprotein translocase subunit SecE → MATTNPLQFIQQVRSEVSKVVWPTRREVFLTTVMVFILSALTAVFFALVDIIIRWGLETVLTTFG, encoded by the coding sequence ATGGCCACCACCAATCCACTTCAGTTCATCCAGCAGGTCCGCTCGGAAGTGTCGAAAGTGGTGTGGCCGACCCGGCGCGAGGTGTTCCTGACGACTGTCATGGTGTTCATCCTGTCCGCGCTGACCGCCGTGTTCTTTGCACTGGTCGACATCATCATCCGCTGGGGCCTGGAAACGGTCCTCACGACCTTCGGCTAG
- a CDS encoding LysR family transcriptional regulator, with protein sequence MNLQTLRSFVEVHRRGSISDAARGLGLTQPAVSQHVAALEAQLGRPLFVRRARGMAPTPLADDLAQQIGDGLDRAEAALATLKARSTSLTGTVHIAGPAELMAEWMAQPLSALWQAGLQIRLQFGGRDALYDMLRGGRVDLACTASKPADPQLDAARIGSERLLLVAAPALAARLNDAADLQTALRQEGYVSYDSNLPLIRTWCAANGIDLGPVMPVVTAPDIRALRAYAEAGAGWSVIPDYLCVRALDERTLVEVAAPAETPEASFYLVWNKSALRHPRVAFARQTLLDAMQEG encoded by the coding sequence ATGAACCTGCAGACCCTCAGATCCTTTGTGGAAGTACACCGCCGTGGTTCCATCAGCGACGCGGCGCGGGGCCTTGGACTGACCCAACCAGCGGTGTCCCAACATGTCGCTGCGCTTGAGGCCCAGCTTGGGCGCCCCCTGTTCGTGCGGCGCGCGCGGGGCATGGCGCCGACGCCGCTGGCGGACGACCTGGCCCAACAGATCGGCGACGGCCTAGACCGGGCCGAGGCGGCGCTTGCCACGCTCAAGGCGCGCTCCACAAGTCTGACAGGAACGGTGCATATCGCGGGACCTGCGGAATTGATGGCCGAGTGGATGGCGCAGCCCCTGTCGGCCCTGTGGCAGGCCGGGTTGCAGATCAGGCTGCAATTCGGTGGGCGTGACGCGCTTTATGATATGCTGCGTGGGGGTCGGGTCGATCTGGCCTGTACTGCGTCCAAGCCTGCCGATCCCCAACTGGATGCGGCGCGGATCGGGTCCGAGCGTTTGTTGCTGGTGGCCGCCCCGGCGCTTGCCGCGCGACTGAACGATGCGGCAGATCTACAGACCGCGCTGCGGCAGGAGGGGTATGTGAGTTATGACAGCAACCTGCCCCTGATCCGAACGTGGTGTGCGGCCAATGGGATCGACCTGGGCCCCGTCATGCCTGTCGTGACCGCACCAGACATTCGCGCGTTGCGCGCCTATGCCGAGGCGGGCGCCGGTTGGTCCGTTATCCCGGACTATCTGTGCGTGCGCGCGCTGGACGAAAGGACGCTGGTTGAAGTTGCGGCTCCCGCGGAGACACCGGAGGCGTCGTTTTATCTGGTGTGGAACAAAAGCGCGCTCAGACACCCGCGTGTGGCGTTTGCACGGCAAACTCTTCTGGACGCTATGCAGGAGGGGTAG
- a CDS encoding CoA transferase encodes MTLLTGMRVVEHAAFVAVPLAGMTLAQMGADVIRIDRLGGGLDAGRWPLAPSGQSLFWAGMNKGKKSVAVDTRHPEGQALVQQLVAAPGDDAGLFLTNLPARGWLDHETLCTLRDDIVSVTLKGDRHGRPQVDYTVNPALGIPHMTGPEGSRDPVAHALPAWDLIAGNMCVSALLTAERHRLRTGEGQKVELALKDVAAATMGHLGMLGDATLNPTDRTKAGNALYGAYGQDFVCADGRRIMVIGLTGRQWRGLVKATGTENAMQAMERRYGISLADEGERWRRRAEITDILRPWFAARRVREFRTEFDAAGLTWSEFRTVREALADDADLSSDNPMFDILHQPGLGTYPVPRHPATFGAADRSPAQAAPSLGAHTEEVLGDIARLTDTEIAHLFDAGIVQSESYSATRTAA; translated from the coding sequence ATGACCCTTTTGACCGGAATGCGTGTCGTCGAACACGCCGCCTTTGTCGCCGTGCCGCTCGCTGGCATGACCCTCGCCCAGATGGGTGCTGACGTGATCCGTATCGACCGCCTTGGCGGTGGGCTTGATGCCGGGCGCTGGCCGCTCGCACCCTCGGGACAAAGCCTGTTCTGGGCCGGTATGAACAAGGGCAAGAAATCCGTAGCTGTCGATACACGCCATCCGGAGGGGCAGGCCCTTGTGCAGCAACTGGTGGCTGCACCCGGCGACGACGCGGGCCTCTTCCTGACAAACCTGCCGGCACGGGGCTGGCTTGACCATGAAACACTTTGCACGCTGCGCGACGACATCGTCAGTGTCACGCTCAAGGGCGACCGCCATGGCCGCCCGCAAGTGGACTACACGGTCAACCCGGCGCTTGGCATTCCGCACATGACAGGGCCCGAAGGGTCGCGTGACCCGGTGGCGCACGCCTTGCCCGCATGGGACCTGATCGCGGGCAACATGTGTGTGTCCGCCCTGCTGACGGCAGAGCGGCACCGCCTGCGCACGGGCGAAGGGCAAAAGGTGGAACTGGCGCTCAAGGACGTCGCCGCCGCCACCATGGGGCACCTCGGGATGCTGGGCGATGCCACGCTGAACCCGACGGATCGGACCAAGGCGGGCAATGCGCTTTACGGCGCTTACGGACAGGATTTCGTCTGCGCCGACGGCCGCCGCATCATGGTCATCGGATTGACGGGCCGACAATGGCGCGGGCTGGTGAAGGCCACCGGCACCGAAAATGCCATGCAGGCGATGGAACGGCGCTATGGAATTTCTCTCGCGGACGAGGGCGAGCGCTGGCGCCGCCGGGCCGAGATCACCGATATCCTGCGCCCATGGTTCGCGGCACGCCGCGTGCGCGAATTCCGCACCGAATTCGATGCGGCAGGCCTTACATGGTCCGAGTTCCGCACAGTGCGCGAAGCGTTGGCGGACGATGCTGATCTCAGCTCGGACAACCCGATGTTCGACATCCTGCACCAACCGGGCTTGGGCACCTACCCGGTGCCGCGCCACCCGGCCACCTTCGGCGCGGCAGACCGGTCGCCTGCACAGGCGGCCCCGTCTCTCGGCGCGCATACCGAGGAAGTGCTGGGTGACATCGCCCGACTGACAGACACCGAAATCGCGCACCTGTTCGATGCTGGCATCGTGCAATCGGAAAGCTACAGCGCGACACGCACGGCCGCCTGA
- a CDS encoding glycerophosphodiester phosphodiesterase family protein has translation MRPPLRTFLNDTSWTGAIVAHRGAWHHAPENSALAIKEAADRGYDFVELDVQQSWDGTLFCLHDRTLDRTTDTIGAAAPRLWRDLRHVRLREGMGGDAPLTGEHIASLSDALAVAKDRTYLDIDTKFPDQITAVATAVKAAGMEDQVNLKREVNCRADYEALRAMEDATGIIVKPILFADPGTVAQIRDLIVEARFPLVEVLCRDMEIVLHVAEVCSSVQTEVFVNTLDAMPSCPKTDSQALVDPDAVWGALARAQIRLIQTDEPAALSAFLKAAA, from the coding sequence ATGCGCCCCCCACTTCGCACGTTTCTGAATGACACCAGCTGGACAGGCGCCATCGTGGCGCATCGCGGCGCCTGGCATCATGCGCCGGAGAATTCCGCGCTGGCAATCAAGGAAGCCGCAGATCGCGGTTACGATTTTGTCGAACTCGATGTCCAGCAAAGCTGGGACGGTACATTGTTTTGCCTGCACGACCGCACGCTGGACCGGACGACCGACACCATTGGGGCCGCTGCCCCGCGTCTGTGGCGCGACCTGCGGCATGTGAGGCTGCGCGAGGGCATGGGTGGCGACGCCCCCCTGACGGGCGAACATATCGCCAGCCTGTCAGACGCTTTGGCCGTTGCAAAGGACCGGACTTACCTCGACATCGACACCAAGTTCCCGGATCAAATCACAGCGGTTGCGACCGCCGTGAAGGCCGCCGGTATGGAGGATCAGGTGAATTTGAAGCGCGAGGTCAACTGCCGCGCCGATTACGAGGCCCTGCGCGCGATGGAAGACGCAACTGGGATCATCGTGAAGCCGATCCTTTTTGCTGATCCGGGCACCGTTGCCCAGATCCGCGACCTGATTGTCGAAGCGCGCTTTCCCCTCGTTGAGGTGCTGTGTCGCGATATGGAGATCGTTCTGCACGTGGCCGAGGTTTGCAGTTCCGTCCAAACCGAGGTTTTTGTGAATACGCTTGATGCAATGCCGTCCTGTCCCAAAACCGACAGCCAGGCGTTGGTGGATCCGGATGCGGTTTGGGGCGCGTTGGCCCGCGCGCAGATCCGTTTGATCCAGACTGATGAACCGGCTGCCCTGTCCGCCTTTTTGAAGGCTGCTGCGTAA
- a CDS encoding type 1 glutamine amidotransferase domain-containing protein — MTNANILMIATSAAQMDNGEATGLWLEELTTPFYAFTDAGAQVTLASIRGGAIPVDLRSIAPEGENDASVERYLKDKEVQDEVGATPRFTDIDPAGFDALFLPGGHGTMFDYPNDADLHALIEAFDRAGKVVAAVCHGPAALVGPKAEDGTPLVQGRRIAAFTDSEEHAVGLQDAVPFLLESRLKELGAKHEAAPDFEPFALRDGNLVTGQNPASAQKTADLVFEALADIRKAA; from the coding sequence ATGACCAATGCAAACATCCTGATGATCGCCACGTCCGCCGCGCAGATGGACAATGGCGAAGCGACCGGCCTCTGGCTCGAAGAGCTGACAACGCCATTCTACGCCTTCACCGACGCGGGCGCACAGGTGACGCTGGCCTCGATCCGGGGCGGTGCGATCCCCGTCGACCTGCGCAGCATCGCGCCAGAGGGCGAGAATGACGCCTCGGTCGAACGCTACCTCAAGGACAAGGAGGTGCAGGACGAGGTCGGCGCCACGCCCCGCTTTACCGATATCGACCCCGCCGGGTTCGACGCGTTGTTCCTGCCGGGCGGTCACGGCACGATGTTCGATTACCCGAATGATGCGGACCTGCACGCGCTGATCGAGGCGTTTGACCGCGCGGGCAAAGTCGTCGCTGCCGTCTGCCATGGACCCGCAGCACTGGTCGGCCCCAAGGCCGAGGACGGCACGCCGCTGGTTCAAGGGCGCCGCATCGCTGCCTTCACCGACAGCGAGGAACACGCCGTCGGCTTGCAAGACGCCGTGCCGTTCTTGCTGGAATCCCGGCTGAAAGAACTTGGCGCCAAGCACGAGGCGGCACCGGATTTCGAACCCTTCGCCCTGCGCGACGGCAATCTCGTGACCGGTCAAAACCCGGCCTCCGCTCAGAAAACGGCCGACCTCGTGTTCGAAGCGTTGGCCGACATCCGCAAGGCGGCCTGA
- the nusG gene encoding transcription termination/antitermination protein NusG → MAKRWYSVSVLSNFEKKIAEQIRTSVEENGLEDQIDEVLVPTEEVIEVRRGKKVTTERRFMPGYVLVHMEMSDQGYHLINSINRVTGFLGPQGRPMPMRDAEVNQILNRVQEGEDAPKLMISFEIGEKVKVNDGPFEDFDGMVEEVDEDNQRLKVTVSIFGRETPVELEYTQVTKQI, encoded by the coding sequence ATGGCAAAACGGTGGTATTCGGTCAGCGTTCTTTCGAACTTCGAAAAGAAAATCGCCGAGCAGATCCGAACCTCGGTCGAAGAAAACGGGCTTGAGGATCAGATCGACGAAGTGCTGGTCCCGACCGAAGAAGTGATCGAAGTGCGTCGTGGCAAGAAGGTCACGACCGAGCGCCGCTTTATGCCTGGCTACGTGCTGGTGCATATGGAAATGTCCGACCAGGGCTACCACCTAATCAACTCGATAAATCGCGTCACCGGCTTTCTTGGTCCGCAGGGCCGCCCGATGCCCATGCGCGACGCCGAGGTGAACCAGATCCTGAACCGCGTTCAGGAAGGCGAAGACGCGCCCAAGCTGATGATCAGCTTCGAGATCGGCGAAAAGGTCAAGGTCAACGACGGCCCGTTCGAGGATTTCGACGGCATGGTCGAGGAAGTGGACGAGGACAACCAGCGCCTCAAGGTGACGGTGTCCATCTTTGGCCGCGAAACCCCGGTCGAACTGGAATATACCCAGGTCACCAAACAGATCTGA